The following coding sequences are from one Mytilus trossulus isolate FHL-02 chromosome 8, PNRI_Mtr1.1.1.hap1, whole genome shotgun sequence window:
- the LOC134727849 gene encoding uncharacterized protein LOC134727849 produces MDADIRAEVHNAVQNTQEKLLDNMTTLLESRLDGFQRRIQENQKSLSDTQIAKIDEKMSDTYKFRKRGKSYFNAFKRWERFISLHGHVALPAQPVHVALYLTDLVNNGSTYHAVYHAIYGIKWAHEINSLKDPTTNTCVTSILEASKRVAPKKTNKKDPVTTDVLIELCDNFKDCSDLLVLRDLTMMLLWFAGFLRNDELSSLRFLDIDIQDSFLILHITKSKTDQYRQINEVIIAKGSTIACPYNMLVKYTRLAGLHSFRSGGATVVANADVSDRCLKKHDRWKTDSSKDGYIVDSIERCTI; encoded by the exons ATGGACGCCGATATACGTGCCGAAGTGCATAATGCTGTACAAAACACCCAAGAAAAGTTATTGGACAATATGACAACTTTACTAGAGTCTCGTTTAGACGGTTTCCAAAGAAGAATTCAGGAAAACCAGAAATCCTTGTCAGACACACAGATAGCCAAGATAGATGAAAAGATGTCCGACACATATAAGTTCCGCAAAAGAG GcaaatcttattttaatgcTTTTAAAAGATGGGAACGTTTCATATCTCTCCATGGACATGTTGCTTTACCAGCTCAACCAGTGCACGTCGCACTATACCTTACAGACTTAGTTAACAACGGTTCTACTTATCATGCGGTATATCATGCAATATATGGTATAAAATGGGCACACGAAATCAACAGTTTAAAAGATCCTACCACTAACACTTGTGTTACTTCAATACTAGAAGCGTCTAAAAGAGTTGCGCCAAAGAAGACTAACAAGAAAGATCCAGTAACTACAGACGTTTTGATAGAACTTTGTGATAATTTCAAAGATTGTTCTGACCTACTTGTCTTAAGAGATTTAACTATGATGCTACTTTGGTTTGCAGGTTTCCTTAGAAACGATGAACTTAGTTCTTTGCGTTTCCTTGACATTGATATACAAGATTCTTTTCTGATTTTACATATAACTAAGAGTAAAACTGACCAATACAGGCAAATCAATGAGGTTATAATAGCAAAAGGTTCTACAATCGCATGTCCATATAATATGTTAGTTAAATACACACGTTTGGCTG GACTTCACTCGTTCAGATCAGGTGGTGCCACAGTGGTTGCTAATGCAGACGTTAGCGACAGGTGTTTGAAAAAACACGACAGATGGAAAACTGATTCGAGTAAAGATGGTTATATCGTAGACTCCATAGAAAG gtgTACAATATAA
- the LOC134681238 gene encoding uncharacterized protein LOC134681238 isoform X1 yields the protein MWLILTPCFLSQVIPITAFTAPVSWDVSPKQVEFGKNVTLTCTVHTTSILQDRHIPQWGVKGLTEFICHKDCSPETDKYSPTIQYHASTFALVIHNFSETDLNVKYWCSYGLHKMTTNLTTDLISILKMPAQNSIIDNTAVDFKGRLHINITVAEVYPVPLCSVNITKLKGQIISEVTLNATVFDINKFQKKVEVVGVVDCGLEKYERHIKIDCCINSTLKNLLKRNFTLCQELHAIESSAPFEVVTIVVASVLTLLSLVLLISLVIHYRNRFRGYFAVKNTNNKKTVNYVFQKE from the exons atgtggCTCATCTTGACTCCTTGTTTCCTGTCTCAAGTCATACCAATAACCGCATTTACTGCTCCTG TTAGTTGGGATGTGTCACCAAAACAAGTCGAGTTTGGTAAGAATGTTACCTTGACGTGTACTGTCCACACGACTTCAATTTTACAAGATCGTCATATTCCGCAGTGGGGAGTGAAAGGTCTGACAGAGTTCATATGCCATAAAGACTGTTCCCCAGAGACTGACAAGTATAGCCCAACGATTCAATATCACGCCTCGACATTTGCCTTGGTTATTCATAACTTCAGTGAGACTGATTTAAATGTGAAATACTGGTGTTCTTATGGATTACATAAAATGACCACAAACCTGACTACAGACCTTATTTCCATTTTAA AAATGCCAGCACAAAATTCCATTATTGACAATACTGCAGTAGATTTTAAGGGAAGATTACATATAAACATTACAGTTGCAGAAGTGTATCCTGTACCATTGTGCTCGGTTAACATTACA AAGTTAAAAGGACAGATTATATCTGAAGTTACACTTAATGCAACGGTTtttgatattaataaatttcaaaagaaagtAGAAGTGGTGGGTGTCGTTGACTGCGGActagaaaaatatgaaagacaTATTAAGATTGATTGTTGCATAAATAGCACACTAAAAAACTTGCTGAAACGAAACTTCACTCTTTGTCAAG AGTTACATGCAATTGAATCCTCAGCTCCATTCGAAGTCGTCACTATAGTTGTCGCTAGTGTTTTAACACTGCTGAGTTTGGTGTTATTAATATCATTGGTCATAC